CCCACTTAGGTCCTCCCACTGCTCCTAAAAGTACAGCCGCACTGCTTTTGCACACATCTATTGTTTCCTTAGGAAGTGGTTCACCATAAGCATCTATGGCATCTCCCCCAGCTTTAACTTCTACAAAATTGAATTTTGTATCATATTTTTCTCCAACTTTAGTCATTATCTTTACAGCTTCTCTTACAATATCCGGACCTATACCGTCTCCAGGTATAACTGCAATTTTAAATTCTTTCATCTATATTCAAGCTCCTTATAATCCATATTTATATACGTATCTAAAATGTAACAAAATTTTTATCCGTTGACTATATATTACCTCATAAAACTATTTAAAGCTTCCATTTTTAACACAGTTTATAAGTCCTTCATTTTTCATAATATCTATCATAAACTGAGGATAAGCCTGTGCTTTATATTCTTTTCCCAAAGTTATATTTTTTATTATACCTGTAGTAAAATCAACTTCAAGTTCATGATTATTTTTTGCATCATTTACAGCCTCTTCACATTCAAGTATTGGGAATCCTATATTTATGGAATTTCTATAGAATATTCTTGCAAAGCTTTTAGCAATAACACAGGATACTCCTGCTGCTTTTAATGCTATAGGAGCATGCTCCCTTGAAGATCCACATCCAAAATTCTTATCTGCAACTACTATATCTCCTGGGTTTAATTTTTCAAGAAAATTTACGTCTAAATCTTCCATACAGTGTTTTGCAAGGTCTTTTGGATCTGATGAATTTAAATATCTTGCTGGAATTATAACATCCGTATCCACATTATCTCCATATCTTAGAACTTTACCTTCTGCTTTCATTATAATACCTCCTCTGGTGAAACAATTTTTCCCGCTATTGCAGATGCTGCTGCTATTGCTGGACTAGCTAAGTATACTTCGCTTTCTGGATGTCCCATTCTACCAACGAAATTTCTATTTGTTGTGGATATAGCTCTTTCTCCCTTAGCAAGTATTCCCATATATCCTCCAAGGCATGGTCCACAAGTTGGTGTACTTAGCACTGCTCCTGCTTCTATAAATACTTTAGCAAGTCCTTCTTCTATTGCCTGAAGATATATGCTTTGGGTACCTGGTAGTATTATAAGTCTTACACCTTTTTTAACTTTTTTACCCTTTAAAATTTCTGCTGTAACTCTTAAATCTTCTATACGTCCATTAGTACAGGAACCTATAACTGCTTGATCTATTTTTACCTCACCTACATTATCTATAGTTCTTGTATTATCAGGCAAATGAGGGAAAGAAACTGTTGGTTTTACTTCACTTAAATCTATTTCAATAACCTTTGAATACTCAGCATTTTCATCCGCTTCAAATACTTTCCATTCTCTATCAGTTCTGTCTTTAACGTACTCTAGAGCTTTTTCATCCACAGGAAATATTCCATTTTTAGCTCCTGCTTCAATGGCCATATTAGCTATGGTAAATCTACCATCCATAGATATCTCTTTTACCCCTTCACCAACAAATTCCATAGATTTGTAAAGTGCTCCATCTACACCTATCATTCCAATAATATGAAGAATAAGATCTTTACCACTTACCCATTTATTAAATTTACCTTTTAATACAAACTTAATTGCTTCTGGTACCTTAAACCATGCTTTACCAGTTGCCATTCCAACAGCCATATCTGTACTACCTACTCCTGTTGAAAAAGCACCTAGTGCTCCATAAGTACAAGTATGTGAATCAGCACCTATTACTATATCTCCTGGTATAGTAAGTCCTTTTTCAGGAAGAAGTGCATGTTCTATTCCCATTTCCCCTACTTCAAAATAATTAACTATTTCCATTTCATAGGCAAATTCTCTTACTAATTTACAATGTTCAGCAGACTTTATGTCTTTATTTGGTGTAAAATGGTCTGGTACTAGAGCTATTTTATTTTTATCAAAAACCTTGTCAATTCCTAATTTTCTAAATTCTTTTATGGCTACAGGGCTGGTAATATCATTGCCTAAAACTAAATCTAAATTAGCATTTACAAGTTGTCCCGCTTCAACATAATCTAGTCCAGCATGTGCTGCTATTATTTTTTGAGTCATTGTCATGCCTTTTTTCATATATGATTTTCCTCCTTGGATTTAAGACTAAATCTTATAATAATCTATTTTAATACATACTATAATTAAGCTACATTTTATTATAACCTCTTTTATTATATAATTAAAATACATATTAATTATATCTATTATAACTGCAGGTTATTAAACAAACCATCCTAAAGAATATATTATTATATATTTGTAATAAATTCAATATTCAGTATATTCCAACTTTAATTATAGAATAGAGAACCAAGTTTATTTATAAACTTGGTTCTCTAAAAATAGCATATTTATATATTTTCAGTTCTTACTTAAGTAAAGCATCTCCTATTTGTAAGCTTTAGAAAATGTCAACATATGTTCTGTCAGGAACTATTTTACCAATTTTTCCTTATCGCTCCAAGACATCATTTTTCTTAACTCAGCACCAACTGTTTCTAATTGTTGATCTCTATCTAGTGCCTTTCTAGCATTGAAATATGGTCTATTAGTTTGATTTTCTAAAAGCCAGTTCTTAGCAAATACACCCTGTTGAATGTCTTTTAATATGCCCTTCATAGCTTTTTTAGTTTCATCTGTTATTACTCTTTCACCACTAACATAATCACCATATTCTGCAGTATCACTGATAGAATATCTCATTAGGTTAAGTCCACCTTCATTTATTAAGTCTACAATTAGTTTCATTTCATGACAACATTCAAAGTATGCCATTTCAGGTTGATATCCAGCTTCAACCAATGTTTCAAAACCTGCTCTTATAAGTGCTGAAACTCCACCGCACAATACTGCCTGTTCACCGAAAAGATCTGTTTCAGTTTCTTCTTTGAATGAAGTTTCTATAACACCGGCTCTTGCACCACCAATTCCAAGTGCATATGCAAGTGCTATATCTTTAGCTTTTCCAGTTGCATCCTGATGAATTGCTATAAGACATGGAACTCCTCTTCCTTCTAAGAATTGACTTCTTACTGTATGACCAGGTCCCTTTGGAGCTATTAAGAATACATCGACATTTTTAGGTGGTACTATCTGACCAAAGTGAATGGAAAATCCGTGTGCAAATACTAATGCCTTTCCTTCAGTTAGATTTGGTTCAATTGAATCTTTATAAAGTTTAGCTTGCTTTTCATCGTTTATAAGAATCATTATTATATCTGCTTCTTTTGCTGCTTCTTCAGAAGTTTCAACCTTTAAACCAGCTGCTTCAGCCTTTGCCCAAGACTTACTTCCCTTATAAAGTCCAACTATAACATCAACACCACTTTCATGTAAGTTAAGTGCATGTGCGTGACCTTGGCTACCATAACCAATTACAGCAACCTTTTTACCTTTTAAAAATCCTAAATTACAGTCGTGTTCATAATAAACTTTTGCCATTATAAATGCCCCCTAGATTTATTTTAAAAATTTTTTAAATTTTTATAAGCATATACTATTTTACTACAATTACTCTATAATTAAAAAGCTTTAATTTATTATTCTTTAAAAAACTTAACTTTTAACAAATTTTATATACTTAAAACACAATAAAAAAACAATGCACAAATAAACTGATGCATTAATATTCTGTTCAATTTTATGTAAATTAAACTCTTTAATTATTTTACATAGTACATTCATCACTTTCCAAAAATCGTAACACCAAAAATTTAAATTGTCAACCTGTGTATACATATTTTTTAAAGTATTAATATTAGCCAGCTATTCTATCACATTTTTAATAAAAAGCATAAAAAATTAAACAAATACAAATTTTAAAAAATATCATTGACTTATTTTTATTCAGATAGTATATTAATACATAAATAAATACGAAATTTAAAAAACCTTGAAAGGGAACAGTAAGTATAAGAGATGTCCAAAAGAGAGCGGGGGTAGCTGAAAACCTGTGGATAATTGTATGCCGAATCTCACCCTGGAGTTGTAGACTGAATTAAGTAGGTTGCGCCGGTTAAAACCGTTATATAAATCAAGAAATAAATTGGGTGGTACCGCGAAACAGTCTCCTCGCCCCAGGGCGGAGTACTGTTTTTTATTTTTATTTAAAATTAAATGCCATGACAGGGAAGAGTATGCATAGTATTATTCAAAAGAGAGCAGGAGAAGCTGAAAACCTGTGGATACCTATTATGTTGAAAATCACCCTAGAGCTGCAGGCTGAAGTTAGTAAGCTGTGCCGGTCTATTGATCGTTATCTTACAAGAAAATTTTTGGGTGGTACCGCGAACAGACACTCGCCCCAGGGCATTGTGTCTATTTTTTTGTATTTTTTTAATTGTTTGATTATTGAAACTTAAAATTTTTTAATTATTTATTATATTTTAATCATTAACATCTAAAATATTTAAGGGGGATTTAAATTGAAATTATCTGGTGCGAAAGTACTATTAGAATGCCTAAAAGAACAAGGAGTTGACGTAATTTTTGGTTATCCTGGTGGGGCAGTGCTGCCTATATATGATGCTCTGTATTATGAAAAAGATATTAAACATATATTGACTGCTCATGAACAGGGTGCAACTCATGCTGCTGATGGTTATGCAAGGTCAACAGGAAAGGTTGGTGTTGTAATAGCAACCTCTGGACCTGGTGCCACCAATACAGTTACAGGTATTGCTACTGCCTATGGGGATTCCATACCCTTAGTAGTTGTTACTGGTCAAGTTGCTAAATCTTATCTTGGCAAATCTTCCTTTCAGGAAGTTGATATTACTAGTATAACTAAAGCCATAACTAAAGAAAACTATATTGTAAAAGATCCAGAAAGTCTTTCAGATACTATAAGAAGAGCTTTTAAAGTTGCTTCAGCTGGCCGTCCAGGTCCTGTACTTATAGATATTCCAAAAGATATACAAAATACTATAATCGACTATAATCCTTTAGTTGAATCAAAAAAAGATTCTCTGCCTGAACCTGGTAATTTATCTGCGGCAATTGATCTTATAAATAGTTCAAAGAAACCCGTTATTTATGCTGGAGGTGGAGTAATAAGTTCTAATGGGGCAAAGGAATTATATGATTTTGCGAAAAAAATAAATTGTCCAGTATCTTGTTCACTTATGGGACTTGGCGGATTTCCAAGTGATGATGAATTATTTCTTGGTATGATAGGTATGCACGGTACTTATACTTCTAATTATGCCTTTTCCAATTGTGATTTGCTCATTGCCATAGGTTCACGTTTCAGCGATAGAGTTACCGGAAAAGTCAGCTCTTTTGTACCAAACGCAAAAATAATTCACATAGATATTGATGCCTCTGAGTTCAGCAAAAATTTACCTGAAGATGTTTCTATAAGAGGTGACGTTAAAGCTGTTCTCTCTAAACTAATAAAATCTTTAGATAATAAATATGAGGCTGAATGGTTAGGACAAATTAATGCTTGGAAGACTTCTCATCCTCTAATGTATAAAGAGAATACCAGTGTAAATCCACAGATTGTACTGGATAAATTATATAAATTTACAGAGGGAAACTGCATAATCACTACTGAAGTTGGTCAAAATCAGATGTGGACAGCACAATTTTTTAAATTTCTGCATCCTAGAAGTTTTATTACCTCTGGTGGTCTTGGAACCATGGGTTTTGGTTTAGGTGCGGCTATTGGAGCCTGTATAGGGAATAAGGGCAAAAAGGTAATAAATATCGCTGGTGATGGAAGCTTTAGAATGAATTGTAATGAACTGGCAACTCTGGCAAAGTATAAACTTCCAGTAATTCAGCTTGTTCTAAACAATCACGTACTTGGTATGGTATATCAATGGCAGGATATGTTCTATAATCGTAATTTTTCTCAAACTGTATTTGATTCTACACCAGATTTTTGTAAACTCGCAGCAGCTTATGGAATAAAATCTTTCAAAATATCTTCTAATAATGAAATAGAAGAAGTATTAAAAGCTGCTCTTGCTTTAAATGAACCAGTTATAATAGATTGTGAAATATTAAAAGAAGAAAAAGTTTTACCTATAGTCCCTCCTGGTTCTGCAAATACAGATTTAATTGAATTCGAAGATTAAAATGTTATTATATAATGTACACTTATTAATTTTCATTATGTGACACCCTTTTACTATTAAAAATTTTTAATAGTAAAAGGAAGAGGTATTACAATAATAAATACAGATTGTAAGACCTCTTCTTTTTTACTTAAGACATATGAAAATAAATAACTCTACTTACTATTTTATTAGTATATAATTATTCTGGAAGTATTAAAAATCTTATAATAAATATTACTGCCAATATGTATACTAATGGATGTACTTTTTTACCCCTTCCAGTAACTAATTTCAATATTGGATAAGATATTATTCCTGCTGCTATTCCATTGGCAATACTATAGCTAAAAGGCATAATTGCTATAGTGAAAAATGCTGGTAATGCTTCAGTAAAGTCGTCAAAATTGATTTTTGTAACTGATCCCATCATTAAAACTCCTACAATAACAAGTGCTGGAGCAGTTGCCTGGGCTGGAACCATACCCACAAGTCCAGAAAAGAATAAAGCAAATAAAAATAGTATTCCCGTTACAAGTGAAGTAAGCCCTGTTCTTCCTCCTTCTGCTACACCAGAAGTAGATTCAACATAAGTTACTACAGTACTAGTGCCAAGTAAAGAACCTGCAGTTGTAGCTACCGCATCACAAAGTAATGCTTTTGACATATTCTTAACTCTTCCATTTTCATCTACCATATTAGCCTTTTGTGCAGTTCCAACTAGAGTTCCCAAAGTATCAAATAGATCTACTAAGCATATAGTTATAACTACCATTATCACACTGACTATTGCTCCTACAACTCCAGCTTTACCTATGCCAAGAAGTCCTCCAAAATCCATTTTAAGAAATGTAGGTGATATACTAGGTGGTAATCCTATAAGTTTATCAAAGGATACAGGATGTGTTATTTTAAGAGGTATTCCTATAACTGTCGTAGCTAATATACCTATTAATATTGACCCTTTAACTTTCTTAGCCATAAGTATTGCCGTAATAAGAATTCCTATTAAAGTCAATGTTGCACTTGGTTCAATTAATTTACCAAATCCAACTAATGTAGCTTGGTTTGAAACTATAATGCCGCCACTCTTAAGTCCAATAAGTGCAATAAAAAGGCCTATACCGCCAGATATGGCAAATTTCAAAGTTTGTGGCAGTGCATCTACTATTTTTTCTCTTATAGATGTCAATGTAATTATTATAAACAATACCCCTGAAATAAAAACTGCCGCCAATGCCTGCTGCCAGGTATAATGCAATGTTAAACATACTGTAAAAGTAAAGAAAGCATTAAGTCCCATACCTGGAGCCTGTGCAAAAGGCAAATTGGCATATAATGCCATTATAAGTGTTCCCACTGCCGCAGCCAGACAAGTGGCAACAAAAACTGCATTAGGTTCCATTCCAGTAAGCTTCAATATACTTGGATTTACAAATATAATGTAAGCCATAGTTATAAATGTTGTAATACCTGCTACAATCTCTGTCTTTGGATTTGTGTTATTCTCTGATAACTTAAAATATGATTCCAAAAATGATTTTTCTTTTGTACTTCCGTCTTTTGTCAAAATATATTCCTCCCTTAAAAAATATAGAATAAAACAAAATTCCGTTATTCTTTAATAACGGATTATACTTTAAGTCTTAATAAAAAATATAAAGGCCTAAAATATTAAATTAGGTTCATCCATAGTCAAAGATTTAAGGTACCTTGGTAGAAACTCTTGACCCATATTGTCAAGATTATACGGATGTTTATTATACGTGAAAGATTTTATCATTTAATATTGCAAAAGTCAATATAGTTTTTATTACTTGTTTTATAATGTGAATTCCCATTGAATAAATTAAAATTCTCTTCTATCTTAAATAATCTGTACTATATCATATCTATACTAAGTTAAATATCTTATTTTAATATCAATTTTAATAATTAATTTATTATATAGATTTGCATGAAGATTTGAAATATATGTCATTTTAATATATTTAATTATATAGTATTTTTTCATTATCGTGTAATTTAAACCACTTCATTTGTTATAAGATAAGCAGAAATATTTAATAATCCTCTTTATCATAGTTTCTATATTTACTGGGAGTTATTCCAATAATTTTTTTAAAGACCTTAGTAAAATATCCACATTCATAATATCCAAGATCTGCAGCTATATCTACTATTGGTAAATCTGTATCTTTTAGCATCTTCTTTGCTTTTTGCATTTTGAAGTTGTTTACATAGTTGATAAAATTGACTCCCATTTCCCTCTTAAATAATCTGCTAAAATAATATACACTTAAATTAGTAATACAGGCCATTTTTTCTAAACCTATCTCTTCTCTATAATTTTCTTGTATATATTTTATAGCTGGTTCTAAAGTCTTATTGATATAAACTTTACCTTTTTCACTTTTATTGTTTATTTTTATAGAATCTTCTTCTATAGTTTTCTCTAATATTAATATTAAAAATTTTTCTATAGTTTTAGAAGCAGATTCAATATCAGAAGAATATTTTAGCTTATTAGAATATTCTTCTGATATTGAATCATTATCTTTAAAATTGAAAGTACATGCTGCCTTTATTATTCTTTCCATGAGAAGTTGTAATCTTTCCTTAAATAAGACAGCATCATTATTACTAATATGAATATAACTATTTATAATGTTATTCATTAAATCTATTGCTTGCTTTTTTTCATAATATACAATCTTATCTATTAATTGAAATTCCATTTCCTTTATTTTATTCTTGTTGAATTTTAAATTAATAATCTGAGTATTTAAAATTTCCAGTAATTGATTATATTTTAAAGGTTTCAATATATAATCGTTTACATTTAAAGTTAAAGCTTTATGAATTAAATTAAAGTCATCATAGGCTGTAAGCATTATAATCACTTTATTTTGATTTTTATTTTTAATTATCTCAGAAGCCTTCATGCCATCTATACCAGGAATCTTTATATCCATAAAAATTATATCTGGATCTAATTTTTCATCAAGCTCTATAGCTTCTCTGCCGTTTTCAGCTTCGCCTACAACTTCTATTTCATCTTTAAT
This genomic window from Clostridium pasteurianum DSM 525 = ATCC 6013 contains:
- the leuD gene encoding 3-isopropylmalate dehydratase small subunit, whose product is MKAEGKVLRYGDNVDTDVIIPARYLNSSDPKDLAKHCMEDLDVNFLEKLNPGDIVVADKNFGCGSSREHAPIALKAAGVSCVIAKSFARIFYRNSINIGFPILECEEAVNDAKNNHELEVDFTTGIIKNITLGKEYKAQAYPQFMIDIMKNEGLINCVKNGSFK
- a CDS encoding NCS2 family permease — encoded protein: MTKDGSTKEKSFLESYFKLSENNTNPKTEIVAGITTFITMAYIIFVNPSILKLTGMEPNAVFVATCLAAAVGTLIMALYANLPFAQAPGMGLNAFFTFTVCLTLHYTWQQALAAVFISGVLFIIITLTSIREKIVDALPQTLKFAISGGIGLFIALIGLKSGGIIVSNQATLVGFGKLIEPSATLTLIGILITAILMAKKVKGSILIGILATTVIGIPLKITHPVSFDKLIGLPPSISPTFLKMDFGGLLGIGKAGVVGAIVSVIMVVITICLVDLFDTLGTLVGTAQKANMVDENGRVKNMSKALLCDAVATTAGSLLGTSTVVTYVESTSGVAEGGRTGLTSLVTGILFLFALFFSGLVGMVPAQATAPALVIVGVLMMGSVTKINFDDFTEALPAFFTIAIMPFSYSIANGIAAGIISYPILKLVTGRGKKVHPLVYILAVIFIIRFLILPE
- the leuC gene encoding 3-isopropylmalate dehydratase large subunit, whose protein sequence is MKKGMTMTQKIIAAHAGLDYVEAGQLVNANLDLVLGNDITSPVAIKEFRKLGIDKVFDKNKIALVPDHFTPNKDIKSAEHCKLVREFAYEMEIVNYFEVGEMGIEHALLPEKGLTIPGDIVIGADSHTCTYGALGAFSTGVGSTDMAVGMATGKAWFKVPEAIKFVLKGKFNKWVSGKDLILHIIGMIGVDGALYKSMEFVGEGVKEISMDGRFTIANMAIEAGAKNGIFPVDEKALEYVKDRTDREWKVFEADENAEYSKVIEIDLSEVKPTVSFPHLPDNTRTIDNVGEVKIDQAVIGSCTNGRIEDLRVTAEILKGKKVKKGVRLIILPGTQSIYLQAIEEGLAKVFIEAGAVLSTPTCGPCLGGYMGILAKGERAISTTNRNFVGRMGHPESEVYLASPAIAAASAIAGKIVSPEEVL
- the ilvB gene encoding biosynthetic-type acetolactate synthase large subunit; its protein translation is MKLSGAKVLLECLKEQGVDVIFGYPGGAVLPIYDALYYEKDIKHILTAHEQGATHAADGYARSTGKVGVVIATSGPGATNTVTGIATAYGDSIPLVVVTGQVAKSYLGKSSFQEVDITSITKAITKENYIVKDPESLSDTIRRAFKVASAGRPGPVLIDIPKDIQNTIIDYNPLVESKKDSLPEPGNLSAAIDLINSSKKPVIYAGGGVISSNGAKELYDFAKKINCPVSCSLMGLGGFPSDDELFLGMIGMHGTYTSNYAFSNCDLLIAIGSRFSDRVTGKVSSFVPNAKIIHIDIDASEFSKNLPEDVSIRGDVKAVLSKLIKSLDNKYEAEWLGQINAWKTSHPLMYKENTSVNPQIVLDKLYKFTEGNCIITTEVGQNQMWTAQFFKFLHPRSFITSGGLGTMGFGLGAAIGACIGNKGKKVINIAGDGSFRMNCNELATLAKYKLPVIQLVLNNHVLGMVYQWQDMFYNRNFSQTVFDSTPDFCKLAAAYGIKSFKISSNNEIEEVLKAALALNEPVIIDCEILKEEKVLPIVPPGSANTDLIEFED
- the ilvC gene encoding ketol-acid reductoisomerase — translated: MAKVYYEHDCNLGFLKGKKVAVIGYGSQGHAHALNLHESGVDVIVGLYKGSKSWAKAEAAGLKVETSEEAAKEADIIMILINDEKQAKLYKDSIEPNLTEGKALVFAHGFSIHFGQIVPPKNVDVFLIAPKGPGHTVRSQFLEGRGVPCLIAIHQDATGKAKDIALAYALGIGGARAGVIETSFKEETETDLFGEQAVLCGGVSALIRAGFETLVEAGYQPEMAYFECCHEMKLIVDLINEGGLNLMRYSISDTAEYGDYVSGERVITDETKKAMKGILKDIQQGVFAKNWLLENQTNRPYFNARKALDRDQQLETVGAELRKMMSWSDKEKLVK
- a CDS encoding response regulator transcription factor; this translates as MYKILLVDDENLEREALKIMLKNIKDEIEVVGEAENGREAIELDEKLDPDIIFMDIKIPGIDGMKASEIIKNKNQNKVIIMLTAYDDFNLIHKALTLNVNDYILKPLKYNQLLEILNTQIINLKFNKNKIKEMEFQLIDKIVYYEKKQAIDLMNNIINSYIHISNNDAVLFKERLQLLMERIIKAACTFNFKDNDSISEEYSNKLKYSSDIESASKTIEKFLILILEKTIEEDSIKINNKSEKGKVYINKTLEPAIKYIQENYREEIGLEKMACITNLSVYYFSRLFKREMGVNFINYVNNFKMQKAKKMLKDTDLPIVDIAADLGYYECGYFTKVFKKIIGITPSKYRNYDKEDY